One Succinispira mobilis DSM 6222 genomic window carries:
- a CDS encoding nitroreductase family protein, producing the protein MLNLLKKRRSIYNLGKEKIVSQTKIIEVVEQTIKHLPSSFNSQSTRIVLLFGSQHELLWDKTKDCLREIVPAAAFEQTETKIDNCFKAGYATLLFYEDQEVVEQLCKNFPTYQDKFPIWAEHANAMAQLALWTQFADLNLGASLQHYNPIIDEMIIKTWQIPRSWKLIAQMPVGSISKPAEERTYLPIADRVLIYK; encoded by the coding sequence ATGTTGAATTTATTAAAAAAACGTCGGAGCATCTATAATTTAGGCAAAGAGAAGATTGTTTCTCAAACGAAAATAATTGAAGTAGTTGAGCAAACAATTAAACATCTACCATCCTCGTTTAATTCGCAAAGTACTAGGATAGTATTGTTATTTGGGTCGCAACATGAATTGTTGTGGGATAAGACTAAGGATTGTTTGCGAGAAATAGTTCCAGCGGCTGCGTTTGAACAAACAGAAACTAAAATTGATAACTGCTTTAAAGCAGGCTATGCAACGTTATTATTTTATGAAGATCAAGAAGTTGTAGAGCAGTTATGTAAAAATTTTCCTACATACCAAGACAAATTCCCGATTTGGGCAGAGCATGCCAATGCTATGGCGCAATTGGCTTTGTGGACGCAGTTTGCCGATTTGAACTTGGGTGCAAGTTTGCAACATTATAATCCGATCATTGATGAAATGATTATAAAAACCTGGCAAATTCCGAGAAGCTGGAAATTAATTGCGCAAATGCCAGTTGGGAGTATTTCAAAGCCAGCTGAAGAAAGAACATATTTGCCAATAGCAGACAGGGTTTTAATTTACAAATAA
- the aroQ gene encoding type II 3-dehydroquinate dehydratase, whose product MKIVIINGVNINLLGLREPEIYGNMNYEKMLLDLRAFAQENQIEVDFKQSNYEGELVEFIQTAYGNYQGIIINPAAYTHYSIALLDALKAVGLPAIEVHISNIHKREEFRHKSYTAKACIGQISGLGVYGYKLAMLALKEHLKK is encoded by the coding sequence ATGAAAATAGTTATTATAAATGGCGTAAATATTAATTTATTAGGACTAAGGGAACCAGAAATATATGGGAATATGAATTATGAGAAAATGTTATTGGACTTACGTGCTTTTGCACAAGAAAATCAAATAGAAGTTGATTTTAAACAAAGTAATTACGAAGGGGAGTTGGTAGAGTTTATTCAAACTGCCTATGGTAATTATCAAGGAATAATTATTAATCCTGCGGCATATACTCACTATAGTATTGCTTTGTTAGATGCGTTGAAAGCAGTTGGTTTGCCAGCAATAGAAGTTCATATCAGTAATATTCACAAACGAGAAGAGTTTAGACATAAATCTTACACAGCAAAAGCTTGTATTGGACAAATTTCTGGGCTAGGAGTATATGGTTATAAGTTGGCAATGTTAGCTTTAAAAGAACATTTAAAAAAATAA
- a CDS encoding shikimate kinase, with translation MKNELRQKNIVLIGMPGAGKTTVGKIVAERLHRKFIDTDVYLEQKVLMSISEMFEVSETYFREQELQAIAEISNKKQIVIATGGGVVLNPLNISNLKKNGIVFFLNRTVAEILKSLNSEKRPLLKENPQKRLEKLYLERYSLYEQAADFKIDCIESDIRTSVEQIISIVTGHGIIDNK, from the coding sequence ATGAAAAATGAGTTGCGACAAAAAAATATCGTATTAATAGGTATGCCAGGAGCGGGAAAAACAACTGTAGGTAAAATAGTAGCGGAAAGATTGCATCGAAAATTCATAGACACGGATGTATATTTAGAACAAAAAGTGTTGATGAGTATTTCGGAAATGTTTGAGGTTAGTGAGACTTATTTTCGCGAACAAGAGCTTCAAGCAATAGCAGAGATAAGCAACAAAAAACAGATTGTTATCGCAACTGGTGGAGGCGTTGTATTGAATCCGCTAAACATTTCTAATTTAAAAAAAAATGGGATAGTATTTTTTCTTAATAGAACTGTGGCAGAAATTTTAAAAAGCTTAAACTCAGAAAAAAGACCATTGTTAAAAGAAAATCCTCAAAAACGTTTGGAAAAATTGTATTTAGAACGCTACAGTTTGTATGAACAGGCAGCAGACTTCAAAATTGACTGTATAGAAAGTGATATTCGCACTAGTGTAGAACAAATAATTAGTATTGTTACAGGTCATGGAATTATAGATAATAAATAA
- the aroE gene encoding shikimate dehydrogenase encodes MYALLGKTLKHSISPEIHAEIFSEIGIAAEYKLLECTIDDLPQIIARGDYQGFNVTIPYKEEVLQYIDYIDPAAQQIQAINTIAYIDGKICGYNTDYTGFSSLLLKNKIMVQGKKVVILGVGGSAKMVAAYMCNQGAQQVYLVSRNPATKVVATQAKIIDYRELETIERADIIVNTTPCGMYPNIADSAVSRELLKNFQVAIDLIYNPTETVFLRDAREQGLQTVNGLYMLVAQAVHAQEIWQQVKLETAIIERIAKKMQVYYEK; translated from the coding sequence ATGTATGCATTGTTAGGTAAAACTTTAAAACATAGTATTTCACCAGAAATTCATGCGGAAATTTTTTCGGAAATAGGCATTGCAGCAGAATATAAGTTACTAGAATGTACTATAGATGATTTGCCACAAATTATTGCACGGGGTGATTATCAAGGGTTTAATGTTACAATTCCTTATAAAGAAGAAGTTTTACAATACATAGATTATATAGACCCAGCGGCTCAACAAATACAAGCAATTAATACGATAGCGTACATTGATGGTAAAATTTGCGGTTATAATACGGATTATACTGGTTTTTCTAGCCTGTTGCTTAAAAACAAAATAATGGTACAAGGCAAAAAAGTGGTTATTTTAGGTGTAGGTGGTTCTGCGAAAATGGTAGCTGCCTATATGTGCAACCAAGGCGCTCAACAGGTGTATTTAGTATCGCGTAATCCTGCTACAAAAGTGGTTGCCACACAGGCGAAGATAATTGACTACAGAGAATTAGAAACAATAGAGCGTGCTGATATTATTGTAAATACAACTCCTTGTGGCATGTATCCTAATATTGCTGACAGTGCTGTTAGTAGAGAGCTTTTGAAGAACTTTCAAGTTGCCATTGATTTAATTTATAATCCGACGGAAACGGTTTTTTTAAGGGATGCTCGAGAACAGGGATTACAAACTGTAAATGGTTTATATATGTTGGTTGCGCAGGCGGTGCATGCTCAAGAAATTTGGCAACAAGTTAAGCTTGAAACTGCGATAATCGAGAGAATTGCAAAAAAAATGCAGGTGTATTATGAAAAATGA
- the pheA gene encoding prephenate dehydratase, whose translation MTCELELLRQKIDRLDRQIVDCFEERMQTVIQVAAYKKAHNLPILNSEREKEVIEKNTAMLQNKQYKRALESVLEKMMLVSRNAQQEYLDTQVNYQEFKTVEPEFEGKIVGYQGVAGSFSHQTLQRFFKEHCILEKNYLNFEDVFSALEVGEIVYGVLPLENSTTGAINDIYDLLNKYQVCIVAEYCLEIEQALLAKPQTTLAMIEKVYSHPQGFKQSKDFLAKYPQWEHIPYFNTAKSAEYVAHTAADNIAAIASKQAASLYNLQVLQERINFNNKNFTRFVILTKSKQIWAESDKISLLIGLPHKAGSLARVLNYFEEYNINLLKVESRPNHKQSWSYYFYVDFQGCLEDRQVQKVLKKVEADSSYFRLLGNYKEHKG comes from the coding sequence ATGACTTGTGAGTTAGAACTTTTGCGGCAAAAAATTGATAGGTTAGATCGACAGATTGTAGATTGCTTTGAAGAACGGATGCAAACTGTTATTCAAGTAGCAGCATATAAAAAAGCGCATAATTTGCCGATTTTAAATTCGGAACGTGAAAAAGAAGTAATTGAGAAAAATACCGCTATGTTGCAAAATAAACAATATAAACGCGCTTTAGAAAGTGTTTTAGAAAAAATGATGTTAGTTAGTCGCAATGCGCAGCAAGAATATTTAGATACACAGGTTAATTATCAAGAGTTCAAGACGGTTGAACCAGAGTTTGAGGGGAAGATAGTTGGCTATCAGGGTGTAGCTGGTTCGTTTAGCCATCAAACTTTACAACGATTTTTTAAAGAGCATTGTATTTTAGAAAAAAACTATTTGAATTTTGAAGATGTGTTTAGTGCTTTAGAGGTTGGGGAGATTGTATACGGAGTTTTGCCATTAGAAAACTCTACTACTGGGGCAATTAATGATATATATGATTTACTGAACAAATATCAAGTTTGCATCGTAGCGGAATATTGTTTAGAAATAGAACAGGCACTATTAGCAAAGCCTCAAACAACCTTGGCAATGATTGAAAAAGTATATTCTCATCCCCAGGGATTTAAACAAAGCAAGGATTTTTTAGCAAAATATCCCCAATGGGAGCATATTCCCTATTTTAATACAGCTAAAAGCGCAGAATATGTTGCACATACTGCTGCTGATAATATTGCCGCTATTGCTAGTAAACAGGCGGCTAGTTTATATAACTTACAAGTTTTACAGGAACGAATAAATTTTAACAATAAAAATTTTACACGCTTTGTGATTCTAACAAAAAGTAAGCAAATTTGGGCAGAAAGTGATAAAATAAGTTTGTTAATTGGTTTACCACATAAAGCTGGTAGCTTAGCAAGGGTGCTAAATTACTTTGAAGAATATAATATAAATCTTTTAAAAGTAGAATCAAGACCTAATCATAAGCAAAGTTGGTCCTATTATTTTTATGTCGACTTTCAAGGTTGTTTAGAAGATCGGCAAGTCCAAAAAGTATTAAAAAAGGTTGAGGCAGATAGTAGTTATTTTAGACTATTAGGAAATTATAAAGAGCATAAGGGGTAA
- the aroC gene encoding chorismate synthase produces MGAVFGKKITLTIFGESHGTAIGCVLANLPSGVELDLEKIQNELQRRAPGNSPLATSRKEADEFEIVSGLFQGKTTGSPLCMLIKNSSQRSSDYELLKDLVRPGHADYVAKIKYKQANDYRGGGHFSGRLTAPLVFAGAVAKQILEKQDIIVAARIKSIAKIRDREQDFLNIERKLLEELLQSEFPVLDLVQGEKMQAEILQAKAQLDSVGGVIEGFALNLPVGLGEPFFDSLESSLASMLFSIPAVKGVEFGLGFAISEQLGSVTNDQLQYQGDKIKFLSNNNGGILGGISNSLPLVFRVAIKPTPSIAKEQQSINFAEQTNVALKITGRHDPCIVPRAVVVVEAAAAWVLLDNILLAGEKNDL; encoded by the coding sequence ATGGGAGCAGTATTTGGTAAAAAAATTACGTTAACAATATTTGGTGAATCACATGGTACAGCAATAGGGTGTGTTTTAGCTAATTTACCTAGTGGTGTGGAATTAGATTTAGAAAAAATACAAAATGAATTGCAAAGACGTGCTCCAGGAAATAGTCCTTTGGCAACAAGTAGAAAAGAAGCTGATGAATTTGAGATTGTTAGTGGCTTGTTTCAAGGTAAAACTACAGGTAGCCCATTATGCATGTTGATAAAAAATAGCAGTCAGCGTTCGAGCGACTATGAATTGTTGAAAGATCTAGTTCGACCAGGACATGCGGATTATGTGGCAAAAATAAAATATAAGCAGGCTAATGATTATCGTGGTGGCGGTCATTTTTCAGGACGGTTAACAGCACCACTGGTTTTTGCTGGGGCAGTTGCTAAGCAAATTTTAGAAAAACAAGACATAATCGTAGCTGCTAGAATTAAAAGTATTGCTAAAATCAGAGATCGAGAGCAAGATTTTTTAAATATTGAGCGAAAACTATTGGAAGAATTGTTACAAAGTGAATTTCCTGTATTAGATTTAGTTCAAGGAGAAAAGATGCAAGCTGAAATTTTGCAAGCTAAAGCACAACTAGACTCTGTTGGGGGAGTGATTGAAGGATTTGCCTTGAACTTACCTGTAGGCCTAGGTGAACCATTTTTCGATTCGTTAGAAAGTAGTTTAGCAAGTATGCTTTTTTCTATTCCAGCAGTTAAGGGTGTGGAGTTTGGACTCGGTTTTGCAATTAGTGAACAATTAGGCAGTGTGACCAATGACCAGTTGCAATATCAAGGAGATAAAATAAAATTTTTAAGCAATAATAATGGGGGGATATTAGGAGGAATTTCTAATTCTTTGCCGTTGGTATTTAGAGTGGCGATTAAACCTACGCCATCGATTGCGAAAGAGCAGCAATCAATAAATTTTGCTGAACAGACAAATGTGGCTTTGAAAATAACCGGCCGACATGATCCATGTATAGTTCCTAGGGCTGTAGTAGTTGTGGAAGCAGCAGCGGCGTGGGTATTGTTAGATAATATATTATTAGCAGGTGAAAAAAATGACTTGTGA